ATGCGTGATCTCATCCATCATCGACGCGATTAAAAAGCAGACACGTCATCTTTACTGCTGATAACAGATGAGTAATCTCTTCTTATCTCCTCATCCAACGCATCTGGCGTGGGGATTTCCGTCATGCATTATTCGGCGTGTAGATAGTGTAGGGATAAAGGGATTTTGCTTCATGCCGGGGTTACCGTTTAATTCATAATAGATGCATAAGTCCATCAACTACTACTTACTATACCACAGTTCGTAATTATCATTAACTCCAATCACCTCTATCTGACTAACTTAGAGCTTCGTATGAGCGGATATCTTAATACAGGGATGTGTCCAATaatgaccaaataaaaaaagtaatatttctgcaaataaacaacaaactcAATTTTATAACCTACTGATTTCTAATATCGAAcaatatcaaacaaaaaaaaaacatttaattctTTACACAATGGGGTGGATGAAAGATTAACACAAATGtgcttcaaaaattaaaacacaatcAAATGTAGCTCTGACGCAAACTGTCACTAAAGTAAAGGGTTAGGGAGTGCAATGCTTCCATCAGTGCAACTAGCATCAGCGACAGCGTAAGCGAACCATATTTCCCACTGCCGGGCGGGTTTGGGGCGCTGCGCCCGGCAGCCCTTTCATGACGCACGATGATGCCGGTTGTTGTCGCCGTCATCGTACTCTGGCGAAGCAGAAAGCTTTCCCGATTATGAACCACTGGTGAACGTTTTCTGCCGCTGAACGATACCGACTCCGAACAGCGCCGGCAAAGTAGTTTGAGATCAGTATCACTGAAGGATCGTACCTGGCGATGTTGGTAGCCATCGTTACTGTTATcagcatcattatcatcacGATCGGGTGCGGTTCGACGAAGACTGTGTGTTGATGCTCGCATAGTGGACTGAACGTTGCCATCCTGCTCACCGTCTTGCCGCGATTCAAATCACGAGATAACGGCCACCGGTGTATCACTGATCACCGGTTCGTACGATCGAGATGAATCAATTTCAAGCAGTATCAGCTAAAAACGAACACCAATAACAAACATAGAAGCATAGAAAAACAAAGTGTTAGAATAGTCGGCAAGGTGGAGGCTTAGCTTATACCCCGCACTTACCGGTGGATGGTCGAACTGCATTGTACGAAACTCGTCGGTAAACGTGAGCACGTAGAAGCAGAAAGCGGTCGCCACTATCCATTCCGAGATCGAGCTGGCCACATGATACTCCCAGCCACCGTCCGATGGATACCATTTGCGCGGATCCGTACCACGGAACAGGATATGCGAGATGACGCCCGTCACGGCGACGATCATGAAGAACACGGTACACACGACTGACAAAGCCATCCGGAGGTTCGCTTTCTGCATCGTGCCCATGTACGGCTGGATGTAGTAGGAAATGTACGATTGTATCCAGAAGTATACCGTGCCGAGCCCGAAGCTAAGGAACGCGCCCACATAATGAACGATCCGTACGTTTGTCTCCTGGAAGTTGCCGACGATGCTGATACCAAGACAGGAACCGATGCCAATCCAGAACCCGACAGTGCTGCATCGACCTAAAGCCTGCCTGACGTCACTGTGCCGGTACGAGAGTTCCTGTATCTGTCGATAGCGCACGTAAATCGTGATTCCGActgttggaaaacaaaatacccATTAAAACAcgctaaacaacaaaacatttgcagGGGACATTCGAAACAATTGCGAAGTACATTTTGTATCACACCAACATTCGTTGCTTCAATTTACTTACGCAGTACACATCCAATGTTGATGAACTGCCCAAAGACGCAGCTTTCGGGTGAATAGGTTGCTGCATCACTGATGTACGGCACGGTCGGTACGACATGACCCTGTAGCACTGCAGCGATGTatctaaaaacaaataagaaaGCGCATAAGCATTCGTACGCAACCACGAGGCCATCCGTAGCCAGAACGCCAATACTTACGTGCCGATGAAGGTGAAATTAAACAGCAAAAACACTGATATTGGAAGTAGGTACAGCTTCGACATGGTGCTCTTGCTTTGCACTATTCAACCGGGGAAGAAATAGTGGGATTAAAGGGGATGAACACCCACACGGGTTGTTCTTACTCACGACGCTCCTGCGTCGGGAAAGCGCAAACGAAGGCAATCGTTGGAGgaaaggcgaagaaaaaaaccaaacgatgATTAATTCCGCATGCACTGTGCCATcagctgtgtgtgtattgAGCTGACTCATGCAGTTTTAGCTAAACCAACAATACCAATTAGCGCGTTACGCCTAGCCGCGCATCGTAGTAAGGTTGGGATTCACCGAATGCCGCGAATCGTCAACTACTGCTCGTAGTTTCGATTGCTAGCGCACTTGCAATGTATTTGTTCAATTATAAccgcaacaacacaacacgagAGTGGCTCGTCGCGAAACAAGCTATCCGCTTTGCCTACTGCGATGAGTTTACCTCTTGTTGCTGCATTTGTTTTGATGGAGCGCTATCTCTATCTCTTTCCGGTTTGGCGTTTTGACACAAACAATGCGAACGTATGCAACTGACAGCTGACATTAGGCTGCGGACTGTGTTTTATAGTGTCAAGGTTTATGCAGTGCATGTGGCAGCCCGCTATGAGCAGTCCTGTTTCGCTTCTCACTATGGAAATCTACAACGCAATTGGTAGATGTTTCAGAGAAGATAAATATCTTTTAAAACTGAAATATCTTAAAAATTACACCAGAAAAGATATTGTGATATTATTCTTGAATTTTAGTAAAAATTTGACTCATTTGAAGTGGTCGGTCTTCAACGTAGACAGTGCATCTCATCTCACTCGATGAATTTAGCTCACTATGGGTTACCATGGCAACAATTTGGTTTGAATCTAGTGTCGTATGTTTAGACCATTTTGAGCAAAGTCATAGTCTTCCTACAGTCTGAGGGAGTTTGTCTACTCTAAAGCTACAACTCTTTGTCTTACAACGTATTAAAGTCTTCAGACTTCGGTGGGCTGGCTACGTcgtgagaatgacaccggacgacccagcccgcaaagtccttttaggtcgtccacatggtcAAAGGAGGTGTGGTAGACCCTAATCGAAATAGAGTTATGGAGTTGATGAGATGAAAATAGACCGAACCCTTACCATAGGTCCTGTTAGCAGGACCCTCTACAGCCCTACCATAACGATAgcttataaaatatttactaaACGAATGGAAATGATTGTTGTCGTCCAGTGAACATCCTTTCCTTTTATTCGGAATAAAAACGAATTCGCATAACATGAATAAACAAGAATGGTACTATAAATAGAGAGAACGAAGAAGTAAATAGCCAAATCGTGAGGTACTAACGCAATGTGTCATCAATAACGTAGATATAGAGGATTCCGGGTCCGATCTTGGAATGCGTGGTAGAGGTTTTACGCTCTACCAAACTCTACAGGATACCTTTTCTCTTTGACCCAAACGGCCTAATCGTGTCGTGCCTGCTCTCTATGCTACAATTACTTCCATCTCGTAACCGGAAGGATAATCCTTGCACAAAGGTATAAGACAGGCTAAGCGCTAATAAAGACTTCCTCACTAATTCTGGCTCCTTCTCCGTGCGATAGCGATGAGACTAACCAGCTAAGCGTCTTATTCGATCTGCAGTGAGTTGCATTAAATGCATCGTTAGGTTAATATATCGGTGCTTTAACTGTATGACTTTGAGCACGAAACAATAACGACTATCATAATTATGGCTATATAATCTTTCTATTGGTAACTGTACCGATTAACACATTAAACTTGATGTCTTGTTAACGTCGACAACGGCAACGACGACCGAATCTAGTATGGAGGATTAGTGAATTAAGGATGAATGTATCCTTTTAGCAGCTAAAGCCATTCTatagaacaacaaacaataagACAGTGGCAGTGGCGGGGCAACTACAACACACTTCCATTGCGATTGCCTATCGTTAAATGTTGCATTTGCACGAACGCTACATATAGAAAATTGTTAAACGACTTGTTGATATTGAATTCCAAAAAAGCGCAGGCAGCAAAAATGAGTTAGATGTATGATGCCTGGATTATGCCCACCGTTCGCCTTTACCCCGCAATGTTCGGCGATTTCACCAGCATCTCACAAGCGTCTCACGATGTCGTGTTGGAAGTTGCTCTCGGCAGTTTGATGTACTTCCCGTGTGGACACTGGTGGCGATCGGGCTTCACGCTTTCGGAATTCACCCGCTGCTATTTGGTGGCGATGCAATTTTTCGCTATCGGCGGCAGTGACGTCGTGCCGTGTCCACCGTTACCGCCTCCACCACCAACGGCTGGCAccgtgtgatgatgatgatggtgatgatgatggccgtgctgctgatgatggtgatgttgctgctggtgctgctgctggtgctgctgctgttgttgctgctgctgcatgcaCTTGTTATGGCGACAGATCTCCTTCCGCAGTTCCGCCAGCTTCTTTTCCATCTCCTTCTTGCGCTGCAAAGGTTGTGGAACAAGAGCATCCAGTAAGACATGGATAGATCACCACGCACCACTCGGTTGCACTTACCGCCACTTCATGCTCGAGCTTATCCTGCACGATATGGATCTTCTTTCGGAGATCCATAATTCCTCGTACGAGATGGTCGGCCGTGCTTTTCATGTTTGCCTGGAAAGAATCGGCAAAATGGTGCCGGTGTGGCAGTAAGTACACGCTAAACCACTATCATTCCGGTGCGTTACCATGATTTTAAGCTTTTCCGGCGAATGGGGCAAGCAGCTCGGTGCGTCACCTTTCAATGGGCAGTTCTCCGGTAGACGGGCCAAACATGGCCGACGTCTACGGCATCCCTCCAGATGCCAGGTGACGTGCTCGATCTGATGCTGCAGTTTTGCCTTCTCCCGGCAGAGTGCCTCACCCTTTGCCTGCAGTTCCGCCAGCTGCTTCTTGCGCGCTTCATCAAACTGGGAACAGATAGAATGGTACCGAACCGTTGACATTACTATCGCCCTCTACCAGTGCATGTTGGAACGTTTATACACGTACACTACATACCTTCGCACGGCGGAACGCTTCTTCCTCCTGCATCTCCTTGAACTTATGCGCTAGATTCTTGTAGTTGGACTCGATCTCGTGACGCTCCTTCAGCACATTGTTGATAGCTTGCAGGACATTGATTTCTGTAACAAATGCGGCGAAACGTATTTTTCGCACCAATCGTACTTAAGGTCAGTAGGTTCACCTATTGGACTGTGGCCTTCAAAGTTTGCGGTAATGTGTATTTATCGAGAACATCTCAGCAAAGTTTGCTACAAGCTACAGCCAAAGTTCGCCATCCTCTGCCTACCTACCTACCATTTCACCCTACAACTTCTGATCGTAGTCTGCAATTTCTGGAATTTCCTGCCTATAAATCCTTGAAGTAGTAGGAGAGTAGGTTCTGTCTATAAGAGATACTGCTGTATTATGTTACCAGATTAAACTATCTCATTTATAAATTCTTCTCATGCATGACTTATACAATCCAGACCTATTATTCATCATAAGATCATTGTAACCTCTGCAAAAATCTATTGTTAAAAGTACATTATTAATTCTTGATCATTTCTAGAAATTCTGTTCAAATGTGGCATTCTAGATGAGTTCTCAAGCGTTTCTTTGCAATTACATTCAAGTAAATCGTGATTGTTTTGTGTCATCATTGCGATATGCGGCACCGTTTGTCATTGACCTATAGCAATCGCGCTGATAGTAACCCAGTTCGATGACATCGTTGCCCTAGTTCGCCTTCTAATTTTGGAAATCGCGCAAAAGCGTGATCACCCTACCTCGTCAATCTGCTGCTATTTTTGGCAACAAATTCTTTTCCTACCACCCGCACACTGAGGGGTTTATATACGCTTTTTTTAACAAAGCCTACCTGCCTCGTCATAGTTCTTCTTCATGGAGTTGGTCTCCCTGCCTATTGGCGCGTATGACACGGGATAACACGGGCAACAATTGAGCATTCCCAaccttttccctttccttAGACATTAGCTCCACCATACTATGTTGCTCAATCGTCAAGTTGACCTCGTAACCTTATTATTAGCCCCAACATTAAAGCAATACTTTCTGTATCTTAACTACATTTAGTAAATTGGCTACATCTTCCATCAGGAGATGCCTATATCTTCCTTTAGAAATAATAGTTGTTAATGTAAGACATGTTCAAACATCGAGCAGTTTTTTCAGAGCCACAGCTCGCAAAAACAACGACGATCCAAAGCATTAAATTATATATCCACTTTCCAGTGTCCCAGGACTCTTCCCGGAGGAAGCGACCATTTCACATAATGTAAAAGAATTCCCGCAGTCACAACACGCACGCGACTTGGCACTACTACGGGGGTTTGGCAATTGTATGGGAATGTTTGTTCAACTCGTTTCCACCATTTACCCAACCCAGGCTGACCTCCTTTTTCGCAAGCTCGTGGGCTTATTACCTGGCGTGCCGTTGTACCTAGGTTAACCGAGATGCCCCCTAGATGTTTGTTAGATCAATGACAAAAGGTAATAGTTTGATGCGGAACACACTTATATATGTGTATATCTAAcctacaaacaaatatttcggGGGGCCTGCCTACCTTAGAGCACATTACCATGAGGTTACTGCGAAACCGGAAACTCATTGGGCAACCCTTGGGCATTGTCTTGGAGCTCAAAGGAGATAATTTGCACATCATGATGTACAGCTTATTGACATTTAAGGAATTCTTATCCTGTCTATAGCGTGAGAAGTGGAAATAGGGTTTACGTTCTATTTTCCTGTCCGAGGCTATACAAACAAAGAACCTGACATATCTCCAAACCAACTTCACCACCATTGGACCATCTTACTTACTCTCTTCATTTTTGCTAATGCGTTCCTTGATTTCATCCAGGTTTGCAGGAGATAGCATGTCTTGGAATCAGTTCTTCGGCCACCTAGAAAGTCTGCTGGAAGAATGATTGTTCACGTCCAATACGTCCACAGCGTCCAACGCACTATGAATCGGTCATCCAAAGTAGCAGGGCACCAGTCTAACAGGCAACCAGTTGATTGATGATCACCCGCATTTCTATAGCCATGGTTTATCTGTTTAAGTTTGGTTGTGTATTGCCTGCAAAGGGTTAAAACACGAAGATACCGCAGCAGCTTGATTCAATCCCACACACCGTAGCTGACACTGACACTCTGAGCACTTAGCACGTTGTTTCAGACGATACAGATGACCATTGATTAATCACGGGACTCGAGCAGTAGAACAGCCTGCGCCAATCGACGGATTTGAACTAACACCGAGCACTGCACCCACGAGCATCCAGGACTGAATGGTGTATCAAAAGCCAGTACATAGCTTCGTTTAGCGACCAGTCTACAAAAATCCGGGTGGAGCGTACGGGGGGAAGATTGTTTACATCCGTTGCCGGGAAAGCCCACCCAGTGTGCTACGACGAAGAGCGCATAAACATTCCAGTACGCAAGCTGCTATGGACGAACCGAAAG
This window of the Anopheles moucheti chromosome X, idAnoMoucSN_F20_07, whole genome shotgun sequence genome carries:
- the LOC128306862 gene encoding DNA damage-regulated autophagy modulator protein 1; its protein translation is MSKLYLLPISVFLLFNFTFIGTYIAAVLQGHVVPTVPYISDAATYSPESCVFGQFINIGCVLLGITIYVRYRQIQELSYRHSDVRQALGRCSTVGFWIGIGSCLGISIVGNFQETNVRIVHYVGAFLSFGLGTVYFWIQSYISYYIQPYMGTMQKANLRMALSVVCTVFFMIVAVTGVISHILFRGTDPRKWYPSDGGWEYHVASSISEWIVATAFCFYVLTFTDEFRTMQFDHPPLILLEIDSSRSYEPVISDTPVAVIS
- the LOC128307313 gene encoding ERC protein 2-like, which encodes MLSPANLDEIKERISKNEEKINVLQAINNVLKERHEIESNYKNLAHKFKEMQEEEAFRRAKVCSFDEARKKQLAELQAKGEALCREKAKLQHQIEHVTWHLEGCRRRRPCLARLPENCPLKGDAPSCLPHSPEKLKIMANMKSTADHLVRGIMDLRKKIHIVQDKLEHEVARKKEMEKKLAELRKEICRHNKCMQQQQQQQQHQQQHQQQHHHHQQHGHHHHHHHHHTVPAVGGGGGNGGHGTTSLPPIAKNCIATK